CAGTCGCGCTGACCCAGCAGGTCCCTTGTGGTAGGGGAGCGCCCGTTCAGCGAACGTCTTCGCGCTCCTCGGTGGCATAAGCCGAAAAGATTTACTCGTGGATACATTATCATCGCCGATTCGTTACGAAAGGGCTTCGCCCCTATGAAGAGAAAAACCGTTTCTTCGTCTCTGCACTTCTTTTTTTCTTTGACGCTGGGCGGTCGCCTCTGCCGCCTTTTCGATGGTGGAGACTTCCGTTTAAGGTTCCTCTTGATTGTCTGAGCCGGCGACATTCAGTATACGTCAATATTTATCAACACATTTCAACTTCCACAGGACTGTTTTTTATGGGGCTTTAATCAAAAAGCCTCTAGCGGAGAGGGGAGTGCTGAGACATTTGCTAAATGTTCTCGTCCCTCTCGGAGATTCTTAAACTGAAACGACTTGCTGCTGAGCACATTGATCAACGCGGTGTCGCTCGCGGAAGAATTTCGCTCTCATCAGGCAACGGCTCATTTCTTAGCCGTCAACGTTCCTTGTCCTCTTGTATCGGTTCGTCCAATTGTTTCGTTTGATCGTTGTTAATCGTCCCCCCGTCGTTCGAAAGGCCCCTCATGATACGGGGCCAGCGGTCTTTCTCCCTTCGGCCTATATTTTTGTCTGCAGCGCCGACTCATCAAAACCCTTTTGCCAACCCACGCGCCTTGCTCGCCCCCCTCGATAGGGGGGAGGAGCGCTCGCCCAACAAACGGTTTCGCGCTTTCTTGGAGCTTTTAAGTTGAAACAGCTTGCCGCTGTCCGCGTTGTCTGCTTCCAGCCTAGCTATTCCAAATCCTCTTGGGCTGAACTGACCGCCGTGACAGGAAATCAGTCGTCGAAGGTTTAAAAAAGCGTCTGCCTCTCTTCCGGGGTTTTAATTAGTCAATATATATCAGTATATTTCAACTCTTTTATCATGTCGTTTTCGTTCTCAGGCCATGAAAAAAGCCGTCGGAAAATATCCGGCGGCTTTTCTTTATTCTTTATTTTAAAAAGAGATTACTCGTGAAACAGGCTTTCTTCTCCTGTAGCGCAGGGAATAACCCAGATAGCGACCCCATCCTGAAGAGGAAGCTTGATCGGGTCGCTGCCGTCGATCAGGGAGAAGCACAGCTCTTCATCGTCAGAGCAGCGAACGAGCCCGGCGCCCACGACGATGCCAAGCCGGCGAAGCTCTTCGCGGCGTTCAGCCGGGGCGGCAATCGCCTGGACTTCGCAGTTGAGCGACGGTGGGATCATCGCCAGAGGGACGGTCAATTTCTGGGGCTGCTTCAAGGCCTCGTCCAGCCGGTCAAGCCACGGCGACTTCTTGCGGCGCTCTTCGGCCATGAATTCGACGAACGCGCTCACCCGCTGGTCCGCGAGCGGCGTCAGCTCGTGTTCCACCGCGCAGGCCATTTTCTCGGCCACGTCCGACGGCAGGTCGAGCATCCGCTCGAAAAGCGCTTTCATCTGCTGGTGGCGCCGAAACGTCACGAGGGCCAGGCCTAGCCCTTTGCGGGTCAGGGCAATTTTCCCGTACCGCTCGTGAAGCATCAGGTTCTCTTCCGTCATGCGCTGGACGGCGACGGTTACCGTCGCTTTGCGAAGCCCGAGCCGTGATGCCAGTTCGGTAATCGACGGCAGCTGCCCTTCCATTTCAATTTCAAAAATGGTCTCTAAGTAGTCTTCGGTGCGCGATGTAACCACGCCTATCCCTCCCTGCAACGGCATTCGGTTTCGTACGGCATCGAATGCAGCATATCACCGTAACGATTTATTATATCGTATTTCCCCGCAAAAAATTATACCGGTTCCAGCCATTACAATCAGAGGATCCCGCCCTTTTCTCTTTAAAAATTCATTAAAACAAACGACTTTCCATGCTTTTTGAGTTCGTATAATGAACCCAGTTTATTTCACACACTGTCGTTTGAGGAGGATCTTTTTATGCGTTTTAATCGCGTGTTCTTGGCTGCAATAACAGTTGCCGCCACAGCAGGCATTGCCTTTGCGGCTTCCGCAGACAACGATGCCAAGATTCTTGCTAAAGTCGGCCCGGTAACTATCACCGAACGGGATATGAACATGGCGATAGCCGCATACCCTGCCCAGCAGAGAGCTTACATCGAGACCCCGCAGGGACGCGCCGCCCTGCTGGACGAGTTGGTGAACTTCAACCTGCTCGCCCTGTCCGGCAAAGAACAGAACCTTCAGGACACCCAGGCGTTCAAGGACGCCATGCAGCTTCACGAGCGTCAGGTCCTCGCCAACCTCGCCGGCGAGAAGGCCATTGCCGGCAGCGGCGACAATATCAGCGACGCGGAAATCAAGCAGTACTACGACGCGCATCAGGATTCGTTCTTCGTGCCCGAGTCAATTCGGGCGAGCCACATTCTCATTTCAGTCCCCAAGGGCGCTTCTGATAAAGAGGTGGCCGAAGCTAAGGACAAGGCGATGGATATTATTAAAAAGATAAAGAGCGGCTCTTTGGAGTTCAGCAAAGCGGCTCAGGATATGTCATCCTGCCCGTCAAAAGTCCAGGGCGGGGATTTAGGGTTTTTCTCCAAGGGACAGATGGTTCCGGCGTTTGAAAAAGCCGCTTTCGCCCTCAAGCCCGGCGAAATGACGTCCGAGCCGGTTCGCACCGATTTTGGTTTCCACATCATCAAGGTGACTGACGCCCATCCGGCCAAGACGATGCCGCTTGACGACGTCAAGGCGAGCATTAAATCGACCCTGTCCAGCCAGGCAAAGCTCGCGGCGTTCCAGAAGGCGATCGCCGAACTGCGGCAGAAGTACCCGGTCGAAATTCTTGATGAGAGCCTGAAAACTCCGGCTCCTGCCTCATCAACTTCTGCTCCTGCACCGACGTCCGAGCCTGTTCCGGCTGACGCGAAAAAGTAAATCCGACACATTTAAACGGCCCCTTCCGAAGTTCGGAAGGGGCCGTTTTTTCTCGCAAAAGCGTTGATTTTCTCTCAGCTTTCATTATCGAGCCCTCAGTTTTCCGACACCGCACCGCTGGCTTTCTCAATCAGCGTGACAGCCTCGGCTATTTGAGGCCCCGACAAGGAGCTGATGGACAACCTGACCGCGTTTACCGGCCCGTCGGACGAAAAGAGCTGCCCGGGCGCGATCGCCAGTCCGAGGGAAAAACACCGTTCTGCCAGCTCGCGGCCGTCGGTCTCCGGCGTCGAAAGCCAGAGGTAAATTCCTCCCTGCGGCCGGTTGGACGACCACGGACGCGTCAGACGCTTCAGGTTTTCCCACAGCGTTCTCATTCGGCTGGCCGTTTCAACTCTCACACAGCTTAACGCCCTCTCTAGGCCGCCGCCGTCGATCAGTTTTTCCAGCCACAGCTGAAGCGGCGAGGACGCAGGGCCGGAACGGAGCAACAGCCCGTTTTCAAAGGACTTGTGGAGCGTTTTGGGCGCTAGGCAATACCCGAGCCGCAGTCCCGGACAAAGGGCTTGACTGAACGAGCTCAGGTACACCAGCCGGTCTCCGTCGGACGCAATGGCGCGGAAGGCCGGGACGGCGTCAGGGCCGTACCGCAGTTCGCCGTACGCGTCGTCTTCCAAAATCCAAAAACCTTGACGACGCGAGGCCTCTAAAACGGCCTTCCTCTCGGCCAGCTCGATGGTTTGGCCGGTCGGGTTGGAAAAGCTCGGGTTCAGGTACAGGGCGTCTGCCGGGCCGAGGGCCGCCAGTTCGGTCAGGTCGTCGGAAGGAAGGCGGGAAATTCCAAAACCCTCGGCCTCGCCGCAGAGAGGAGCGCCGGGCCAGCAGAGTTTTGGCACGGTCAAATGACGGACGCCGCGCTCTTTGAGCGCCATGAGAGCAAGTGACAGGCCCTGCCTGCCGCCGGAAGTCAGGAAAATATGGGACCACTGAGCGGCGATTCCCCGGGCGGCGCTGTGCCGGACAAGTAGCCGCCGAAGCGATTCCCAGCCTGCCACCGGCGAAGCGACAAACGCCCGATGGTCTGAGAACAGCGCGTCTGCCGCGCTGGAAAGAATTTTGGCCGGAACCATCAGCCCTTCCGGCCGGTCGTCGTCCATGTGCAGGAGAGCGCCCCACTCCTGTCGGTCCCGCGCCTGCCGGCCCGAGGCGACGAAAAAACCGCTCCGCCCCCGGGCGGTTACAAGCCCCCGACTGACCAGTTCAGACAGCGCGTCCACCGCCGTCTGCCGGCTCACGCCCAAGTCGGCAGAAATGCTTCGGCTGGACGGCAGCCGCTCGCTCGGGCCGAGAGCGCCGCAGCGAATGAGATCAGACAGTCTGTCGGCAAGTTGAACGTACAGTGCCGTCGGCGCAGACCGGTCAAGAGCCAACTCGATCATGTTTTCACCGCCTCAAAAAACGGCGCGGCGGCCGCATCAAGCCGTCGCGCCGTCCGTATGATGATCCTCTTTACCCCAGCCGAATCCCGGTCATCTCTGCGACGGTTCGATCTGTGGCGCACAGGTCGTTCGGCCCTAGGTCGATCAAACTGGCGTGACCGGTGACCCGGGCGAACGTCCGAAGCTCGGTCAGCAGGCAAGCGAAGAAGTTCTCCACCCGTTTGGCAGCCGCTGGCACGTCAAGCCGCCGCCGCAGCTCGGCGTCCTGAGTCCCCACGCCCATCGGGCACTTGCCGGAGCCGCATATCCGATACTGGGCACAGCCTAAGGCAATGAGCGGGGCAGTCGCCATGGCGACCGCGTCGGCCCCTAGGGCGATGGCCTTGGCCACGTCGGCAGAAATCCGAAGTCCGCCTGTGATGACCAGCTGAACGCCGCTTCCCTTTTGGTCGAGAAAACGCCGGGCCCGGCAGAGGGCTGATATGGTGGGCACCGTAGTGGCCTCGCGCAGGATCAGCGGGCTCGAACCAGTCGCGCCGCCTCTGCCGTCGATCGTGATGAAATCCGGCTCGGCGGCCAAGCAGAACGCCAAGTCATTTTCCACGTGTCCGGCGGCAATTTTGATGCCGATCGGACGGCCTTTCGACCGCCGACGAAGGCTCGAAACCAAGTCCTTCATATCCGACGGCGAGTTGATATCCCGGTAGCGGGAAGGGCTCAAAATATCCTGCCCAACCGGCTTGTTTCGGATACGGGCGATCTCTTCGGTGACCTTGGCGCCGGGAAGGTGGCCGCCCATGCCGGGCTTTGTCCCCTGACCGACCTTTATCTCCACCGCGTCGGCGGCTTGGAGGTTCTCGTCGTTAACGCTGTACTGGTTGGGAATGTACTCGAAAATATACTTCGCGGCAGCTGCCCGTTCTTCCGGCAGAATGCCTCCTTCGCCGCTGCAGGTCGCCGTCCCGACGGCTGAGGCACCGAGGGCAAGGGCAACCTTCGCTTCTTTGGAAAGGGCTCCGAACGACATGTGAGAGACGTAGACCGGTCCGGACAGCTCAAGCGGCCGGGCCGCGTTCGGGCCGATAACCGTTTCGATCCGCACGTCCGCACCGTCGTCCAACGGCATAGGATCCAGCTGAGCGCCCGGCAAGACGAGCCCATCCCAGTTGGGAATAGGCATCAGCGTTCCCATGGCGCCCGAAAGAGGACGGCCTGTCAGGGCCATTTCCTGAATCTCCGACATGTATCGAATCTTCGGGTCCGTCTTGGTGAACTCGGCCGGATAGGCCAAGTCCCCGCCGGATGTTCTTTCCGGCTTGGGCTGAGCTTCCGGTTCGGAGTCCTGCTCAAACTGCGAGATCGGACAGCCGCACAGCGGACACTCTTTCAAAGAAGACAGAGGAGCGCCCTCCGCTTCTTCGTCGTACCGGTAGCCGCACATCGGACACACGTACACGGACACAGTGCACCATCTCCAGATGGGCCGAGCCGCCTCCAGAAACGGCTCAGTTCGCTATTTTTCTTTTTCGCACAGCTCGCGAAGTTTGCGCCGCAGCACCTTGCCAAGGGCGTTGACGGGGAGTTCGGAAAGGAACTCAATTTTTCGCGGGACTTTGAAGTGGGGGAGCCGCTGCCGGCACCACTCAATCAGCTCTGACGAGGAAACGGAAGCGCCGTCCGCCAAAACGACAAACCCCCGAACAACCTCTCCGCTGACCGACTGTCTGTGTCCCACAACGGCCGCCTGCCGGACGGCCGGATGGGACGCC
This is a stretch of genomic DNA from Jonquetella anthropi DSM 22815. It encodes these proteins:
- a CDS encoding PLP-dependent aminotransferase family protein: MIELALDRSAPTALYVQLADRLSDLIRCGALGPSERLPSSRSISADLGVSRQTAVDALSELVSRGLVTARGRSGFFVASGRQARDRQEWGALLHMDDDRPEGLMVPAKILSSAADALFSDHRAFVASPVAGWESLRRLLVRHSAARGIAAQWSHIFLTSGGRQGLSLALMALKERGVRHLTVPKLCWPGAPLCGEAEGFGISRLPSDDLTELAALGPADALYLNPSFSNPTGQTIELAERKAVLEASRRQGFWILEDDAYGELRYGPDAVPAFRAIASDGDRLVYLSSFSQALCPGLRLGYCLAPKTLHKSFENGLLLRSGPASSPLQLWLEKLIDGGGLERALSCVRVETASRMRTLWENLKRLTRPWSSNRPQGGIYLWLSTPETDGRELAERCFSLGLAIAPGQLFSSDGPVNAVRLSISSLSGPQIAEAVTLIEKASGAVSEN
- a CDS encoding glutamate synthase-related protein, which codes for MSVYVCPMCGYRYDEEAEGAPLSSLKECPLCGCPISQFEQDSEPEAQPKPERTSGGDLAYPAEFTKTDPKIRYMSEIQEMALTGRPLSGAMGTLMPIPNWDGLVLPGAQLDPMPLDDGADVRIETVIGPNAARPLELSGPVYVSHMSFGALSKEAKVALALGASAVGTATCSGEGGILPEERAAAAKYIFEYIPNQYSVNDENLQAADAVEIKVGQGTKPGMGGHLPGAKVTEEIARIRNKPVGQDILSPSRYRDINSPSDMKDLVSSLRRRSKGRPIGIKIAAGHVENDLAFCLAAEPDFITIDGRGGATGSSPLILREATTVPTISALCRARRFLDQKGSGVQLVITGGLRISADVAKAIALGADAVAMATAPLIALGCAQYRICGSGKCPMGVGTQDAELRRRLDVPAAAKRVENFFACLLTELRTFARVTGHASLIDLGPNDLCATDRTVAEMTGIRLG
- a CDS encoding metal-dependent transcriptional regulator is translated as MVTSRTEDYLETIFEIEMEGQLPSITELASRLGLRKATVTVAVQRMTEENLMLHERYGKIALTRKGLGLALVTFRRHQQMKALFERMLDLPSDVAEKMACAVEHELTPLADQRVSAFVEFMAEERRKKSPWLDRLDEALKQPQKLTVPLAMIPPSLNCEVQAIAAPAERREELRRLGIVVGAGLVRCSDDEELCFSLIDGSDPIKLPLQDGVAIWVIPCATGEESLFHE
- a CDS encoding peptidylprolyl isomerase, coding for MRFNRVFLAAITVAATAGIAFAASADNDAKILAKVGPVTITERDMNMAIAAYPAQQRAYIETPQGRAALLDELVNFNLLALSGKEQNLQDTQAFKDAMQLHERQVLANLAGEKAIAGSGDNISDAEIKQYYDAHQDSFFVPESIRASHILISVPKGASDKEVAEAKDKAMDIIKKIKSGSLEFSKAAQDMSSCPSKVQGGDLGFFSKGQMVPAFEKAAFALKPGEMTSEPVRTDFGFHIIKVTDAHPAKTMPLDDVKASIKSTLSSQAKLAAFQKAIAELRQKYPVEILDESLKTPAPASSTSAPAPTSEPVPADAKK